CGCCGACGACGACGAAGATCAGGGCGCCGTCCATGATGCTGGTCATCAGGCGGTGGTTCCGCTCCAGCGTCAGCGGCTGACCGAGCCGGTACGCGTCCACGAACAGCGCCGCCCAGCCGATCGCGAGCAGGATCAGCAGCACCTGGACGATCCGCAGCGTGCCCGGGCGGGCCAGGATGTTGATCGTGCCGGACCGCCAGATCAGGCCCAGGATCACGAAGAAGATCACGATCGCGACCAGGCCGGCGACCACCCGCCAGACCCAGCGGCCGGCCTTCCGGGAGCCCGCGACGATCTGCGCCGATCCGGGCAGGATCAGCGTCATCAGCAACAGCGTCAGCGCCCGCTTGAACCGCACCGGCTCGCGGAGGTTGCGCAGGTCTGGTGTCTCCTGCGGCATGACGTCCTTCCGTTCTCAATCCGGGCGGCGGGCTGCTGCCGACCGTACCTTGTCGTTCCTCGTCACCAGGTACGACGTGCCGGGGTGGGCGATGGTTCGAGACCGGGCGGATCCGGAAACGAAGAGTAGCAGTCCTGACACGGAGCGCAGGAAAACCCCTGCGATGACCCTGTGGACAGCCGGTTTCACGCAACTGTGATGGTGACCGGCCGGGGGATGGGTTACGAAGTTGCTGCAAGCACAAACAGTGAGGAAACCGCCCCCATGAAACTGTTCCGTACGCTCCTGGCCGCCACCGCGGTCGCGACTACAACCCTTCTCGGCACCAGCTCCGCCCAAGCCGCGGCACCTGGCGCCGACTTCACCGGGATCGCCGCGCTCAGCAACTGCTCCGCGTCCCTCGTCCGGTACGCCGAATCGGTCGGCACCGACAAGGCGCTCGTCCTCACCAACGGGCACTGCTACGAGGGCGGGTTCCTGCAGCCCGGCCAGGTCCTCGTGAACAAGGCGTCGACGCGCTCGATCACGCTGCTCAAGCCGGACTCCAGCCGGGCCGGAACCGTCAGCGCCACCAAGATCCTGTTCGGCACCATGACCAAGACCGACATGATCGTGTACCAGGTCAACGAGTCCTACGCGTCGATCAAGAGCCGCCTGAACGTTTCCCCGTTGACGCTGGCCAAGCAGGGCCCCGCGGACGGCGCCGGCATGGCCGTGGTGTCGGGGTACTGGAAGCGGATCTACACCTGCTCGGTGCAGGCGACGATCCCGCAGCTCCGCGAGGGTGACTGGACCTGGCAGAACTCGATCAAGTACCAGCAGCCCGGCTGCGAGACGATCGGCGGTACGTCGGGATCGCCGGTGGTCAGCACCTCGACCGGTGAGGTGATCGGCGTCAACAACACCGGGAACGAGGACGGCGAGCAGTGCACGGTCAACAACCCGTGCGAGGTCGACGCCGACGGCAACGTCACCGTCGAGCAAGGCGCGGCGTACGGCCAGCAGACCTGGTGGCTCTACACCTGCCTGACCGCGAACCGGACCATCGACCTGAACAAGTCCGGCTGCCAGCTCCCGAAGCCGGCCCGCCGTCACTGACCGCGATTCGAACAGTTTGAACAGAAAGTAACGATGCCTGCGGGGTGACGCAGTGCACTTCGATATCCGGTAACGTCGCCCCGCATGGCAGTCGACTCCGCTACTGATCCCGTCGTCACGACCGGTTGGCCGAGCCCGTTCGGTGTTCGGACCCGGTTGGTCGCGTCCAGCGCGCTGATGCTGTTCGTCGAGCTCGCGCTGATCCGCTGGACCGGGTCCAACGTCGTCCATCTCAGTTACTTCTCGAACTTCGTGCTGCTCGGCTCGTTCCTCGGGATCGGGATCGGCGTACTGCGCTCCGGCCGGGCGAAACGGCTGCCGTACTATTCGCCGATCATGCTGGGCCTGCTGGTCCTGGTGATCGCGTGGAAGCCCGTCACGGTCAACCGCGGCAGTTCGTCGAGCGTCATCTACTTCACCAGCCTGAACACCACCGGCCCGCCGGTCTGGGTGATCCTGCCGATCGTCTTCATCGCGGCCGCCGTGGTGCTGGCCGGTCCTGCCGAGCTGGTCGGCCGTTGTTTCGCGGAGCTACCGCGACTGACGGCGTACCGGTTCGACCTGGTCGGATCGCTGATCGGGATCATCGCGTTCACCGGGCTGTCGTTCCTGGGCGCTCCGCCGATCTGGTGGGGCCTCATCGTCACGGTCATGTTCGCGGTGCTGATGATCCCGCGGTCTTCCGGAACCGGTCGGCGGGCAGTCGCCACCGGGTTGAGTGCGGCGATGGTGCTGGCCCCGCTGCTCGTGATGCTCGGGGTGCTGTTCAAGGAGTCGACGAAGGCGGACAACAGCTGGTCGCCGTACTACAAGGTGCAGACGAAGAAGTCCACCTGGGAAGGCGTGCCGCTGCTGACCATCACGGTGAACGGCGTACCGCACCAGCAGGCGATCCCGGCCGACGCGCGCCTGCAGTGGGAGCCGCAGTACGGGCTGCCGTACGAGCGGGCGAACGCCGGCAAGGCGCCGAAGAACGTGCTGATCATCGGCGCCGGCTCGGGTTCGGACGTGGCGATCGCGCTGAAGAAGGGCGCGCAGCACGTCGACGCGGTCGAGATCGACCCGCGGATCCGGGACCTCGGCAAGGCGCTGCACCCGGACCGCCCGTACCAGGACCCGCGGGTGAGCTCGCACATCGACGACGGGCGGGCGTTCCTGTCCCGGACCGACAAGAAGTACGACCTGATCCTGCTGGCGCTGC
This Kribbella sp. NBC_00482 DNA region includes the following protein-coding sequences:
- a CDS encoding spermidine synthase, coding for MAVDSATDPVVTTGWPSPFGVRTRLVASSALMLFVELALIRWTGSNVVHLSYFSNFVLLGSFLGIGIGVLRSGRAKRLPYYSPIMLGLLVLVIAWKPVTVNRGSSSSVIYFTSLNTTGPPVWVILPIVFIAAAVVLAGPAELVGRCFAELPRLTAYRFDLVGSLIGIIAFTGLSFLGAPPIWWGLIVTVMFAVLMIPRSSGTGRRAVATGLSAAMVLAPLLVMLGVLFKESTKADNSWSPYYKVQTKKSTWEGVPLLTITVNGVPHQQAIPADARLQWEPQYGLPYERANAGKAPKNVLIIGAGSGSDVAIALKKGAQHVDAVEIDPRIRDLGKALHPDRPYQDPRVSSHIDDGRAFLSRTDKKYDLILLALPDSLTLVNGASSLRLESYLFTQQAFESARDHLNPGGAFAMYNYYRETWLIDRLASTAQHAFGHKPCVDKIGDGLQQAVVTVGLTEQDQACAAEWPGATAETPPPATDNRPFLYLFTDRIPSLYLVTLGLILVAGLVGVGIAGGGASYKRMRPYADLFLLGAGFMLLETKSITGFALLFGTTWVVNAIVFAGVLVAVLAAVEVTRRFKTPPIKVLFAVLFGGLALSWVFPDSWLLGMPVGLRALVAVLIAFLPIFAANVIFAKRFTDTADGTASFGANLLGAMLGGCLEYAALIIGFHGLLIIAALLYVGAFLLTPKVRSVAK
- a CDS encoding S1 family peptidase, with the translated sequence MKLFRTLLAATAVATTTLLGTSSAQAAAPGADFTGIAALSNCSASLVRYAESVGTDKALVLTNGHCYEGGFLQPGQVLVNKASTRSITLLKPDSSRAGTVSATKILFGTMTKTDMIVYQVNESYASIKSRLNVSPLTLAKQGPADGAGMAVVSGYWKRIYTCSVQATIPQLREGDWTWQNSIKYQQPGCETIGGTSGSPVVSTSTGEVIGVNNTGNEDGEQCTVNNPCEVDADGNVTVEQGAAYGQQTWWLYTCLTANRTIDLNKSGCQLPKPARRH